Within Styela clava chromosome 8, kaStyClav1.hap1.2, whole genome shotgun sequence, the genomic segment TCTAGTTCCAGGAGATAGAAATAATTTACCACAGCATTCAGATGACAAGTTCGCGATAATTTTGATCAATGCGCTCTTGTACGTGCTGAGCGTATGGTGCGTGTAATATTTACAGGAAACAGTTCTGCATTTGATTAATTCAAAAGGAAGCTTTGTTACGACATATTGTCATTATAGCGAAGAGGCAACTTCTCTCAGTCGCGGAATCCCTATACTCGGCGAATGATCTTCCCAGTTGACTATGTTTTGCACATGTTAGGAGTTATTTGCCATCAGATAACACCGTGAAGTTGAGTTTTATGAGGTATAGGAGGTTTCGGGAATTAGGACAACAAAAAGTAATATCAGTGGTTAGATGTTtggtatatatatgtttgtgAAGTATGGATAAGTATAAGAAGcagaataatattttgaaatttctcttttATATAATCATTCCACGCCCACGACCTGTGACAATGTGGAAAATTGTCAAGTATTCGGAATACCAGGGGTGTGTTGGATAATAAACATATTTCGAGCACTCTGTCGTCAATTCGAATACGCTCTCATTATTTGTATATGATTTATCACGGACTATAATGCTTACCATTCAAACTAAAGTAAATCTTTATAAATAAAATGGGAACATCTCTTTGCTTTGCCTTCTGGAAGGCAATTAATCGAAAAAAGACATTGACTGAAGACTTGTTGCAAACAGGTGAGGTGAAGTTTTTCgacatttctttttgtattggaaaatttgtaaaatatcatttttttcgtCCACAGTGCCAATGTATATTACGCCTGAATTCCGTTTATTGATAACACATTTGGTTCACCTCAATCTTTGCATTGGGCGGTTAAAAGTAGAAAACTtgattaaaaatcaaatatctAGAAGGATTGAGTTGCTAAaacattgctttgaaatgtaAGTTTATTATTACATTGCATCGTGAATCGCGCGACTCTCTTGGGTAAGTCTCATCGTCAAATTAGTCATTCTGATTATCAAATTagtcattttatttatcaaatattcatatatttagCAATATTTCTGTACCATTGTGATCAGATGTTATCACACGGTGTATCTCTAACTCTAATACATTTCAATATCaatttagatttgaaaaaatgtcTCAATCTCGTCGACCTCACATTTCTAGCTATCGGCTCGATGGTTGGAAGTGGATTATATGTTATGACGGGTACAATAGCCCACAATGTTGCAGGTCCGTCCGTAATAATTAGTTACATAATAGCTGCGGTGGCATCTGGTCTCTCTGCTATTTGTTATGCTGGTAAGTGAACCACGTAGCAGTTTCTCATTCTCCACCAGGTGGGCAATATGTTTTTACAGCCAAATCAAGTTTATTTGCGAATGTTTACTTTTCTTTTCAGAATTCGGAGCCAGAATTCCCATAACTGGTTCGGCGTATCAATTCACTTATATTAGCATCGGAGAATTTTGGGCTTTTATCATTGGATGGAATGTACTCATTGAACATATAGTTGTGGGATCCGCCGTAGCAAAGGCATGGAGTGGGTACGATgaaacttcaattttttattcgttttatatcattttgtttCCATTCTGCAATTAAATCTCGTATTAACAACTGAACAACCGGAATTTATGTCCTTTATTCACAGTTATCTTGATGCCGCATTCGGAAATGTTGTTCAAAATTATCTTTTACAAAACGCTCCAATGGCCGATGGCGGTATGTTCGCAAGATATCCGGATCTCATTGCTATTGCTgttttgataataataacaGTAATTCTTGCAACTGGTGCCAAGATATCTTCGTTGGTAACAACAGGATTTGCTGGACTTAATCTGCTCATTGTGGTTATCATAATTGGTAAGTGATTAGTGTGATGTTGGGTGTCACAAGAAGAgaatttcgttgtttttatgTCTACGTTACAAAATTAATTAAACCTGTTCAAACATAAAAATTGCCGTCACTGCATCACCATGTAAACCCTATTTGGCTGAAGTTTGAAACACAGCATGCATAACTCTTGTTTGAAGTcttttaatatgtcattgtagcATCTTATGTTGATGATTAAACATCCTTcacaaatatacaatatttctaTCTTTAACTAACTAGGTACTGGTTTTTACCTGGGTGATACCAATAATTGGACTGATGTTGATGGCGGATTTTTCCCATACGGATTTTCTGGGACTATGAGCGGAGCTGCCAGCCTAATATTTGCCTATGCTGGATACGAAGCCATTGGAACCGCCACAGAAGAAGCGTTGAATCCGAACAGGTTATTGTGAAAATATTATGTCACTGGTTTTGTTTGTatttacgtttttattttttttactttgaccatattgtttttttttcgcagGGATATACCACTATCACTTCTCATCGGGTTGTCGGTAGTTGCGACAGCGTATGTTGGTGCATCAGCTTCTCTTACATATATGATTCCTTACAACATGATTTACGATTTAGCTCCATTTCCTAATGCGTACATACAATATGGATGGAACTGGGCAAGGTTCGTTTTTTCCTTATATTATATCATTATATTttcttataatatttaaaaaaattattgtaaaaatttAGTGAAATTTCGCCTTCTAAAAATATGCCTGATTACTAAACGACATGTAATGTTATTATAGCCGCTAATTTTACTGCAAGTCACCGTAAAATTGCTGACAGTCATTTTTTCCTTAGTTTTTATGTgttataaaaaaactcaaaattcaCGTTCTGTCACATTGAAAATGGGCATGTATGTgtcatttgaaataatattgtaGCATGTAGATATTGCATTCTAAAAGTCTGTATTATTTACGTATATAGCCTATAAACAACTTGCATTCTAGTACTATTTAGGATAATTTTCAATAGTCACGTTATTTGCCTCAAGGTAAGGTAAAATTGTTTTACAGTGCAGTGGCGCATTGTGTTTCTggctatatgtatattttttaaaatcgaaGTATAAAAATTCATGTTTAAATATTCTCATATAggaagaaatataaaatgaaagaaaaaaaaacaatcacgTGCCGTAacctaatttattttattgataattataCGATAATCCTCAAAACACAGGTTCACGCCCGATAACTCAAATGTAATTACAACGTTTTTGAACAGGTACATCGTCTCGATCGGTGCACTCGCTGCCATGACAACAGCTATGTTAACTTCGTTGTTTACCGTACCAAGGTATTTTCTTGCAATGTCCAGAGATGGGTTACTGATGGAAATATTTGCAAGAGTCAACGAGAAAACAAAAGTACAAATACACTTTTATGGTGATGTATCATAAAATTATAAGTGTATAATGCATTTCCTATAAACCCGATATGgcattacaatatatatttcacattGTGCTAAATTAAATATCATGCCATATTATAATGTCACGAATATTGAATGCCTCTTTTCCCCCTCTTCAACTCAATTCTGGGTCCGCAAATGTATGCATGTTGATATATTAATGattattttcacaattattttaatCCTTACAATTGAGTACTTGCctatttttcgaatattatcCGATAGAATCCAAAAATTTATTACTGGTGTCGAAATATCAAAAATCACGTACTGTATAGGTTTGCAGACTTGCAGCCTATGAAAACATGAGATAGAAGTATATTTAACTTGATCTGCTAATTTTCTGAGTGGCTGTCAATTCTGATTGTGAGGAGATGGTTTTATATTGCGTCCGGCGTTATTAAATGTGTTTTATGATGAGATGAGAGCGTTATACTAAACTAAATATTAGTCatggtcaagtttattttttccacccAGTAAAAATAGCATGCAaaattaaaagaataaaaataaacacacatTTCACTGGGAAAGAAAAGCCGAAGGAACCAAAGCTGTCTAGCAGCGACACTCAAGGTTCGAATTGAACATTCGCGAGGTCTAAAATATCGAATTTCGGAGTGATGGTATCATTGATGGGCGAGGATTTGGCAGTTAACTAACCAACCGTGCGccacaaattacaaaaaattaacaTTCGGCCTGCTAGGTGGCTAATGGGGTATTCCGTGAATAAGCAAGAATGCTAAAAACTaggtaaaatgaatgaaagaAAAGTCAAGATGCTCGGCGAAAAAAAACATCGTAAAAAAATAGTGCAAACATGTCAATTCAATTACTACTTAGCCGGGTTCAATaaccattttttattattttttccatccaagACCAATTTTCCCAGCTTGTCTGTTTTTGCGAGTTGAATCAATCTGCATGTTTTTGTTCAAATAATAGTCTTTTGCGTGTCCGTGTTATGTCCTAACGAAAATTCTGACCAAATTGTTATTTCAGAGTAACGGCTAAAAATTCTGTTATTCAAAACCTGCCATTCAATCTGAATGTGCTATAAtcagggtgtgcaacctgctgCCCACAAGGACAAATTGTTAATTGACACAAGAAGAAGTGTCAATTTTAAAAGGTGTACGGCctgcgaaacgagtttttaatttagtttaatctggtacgtgctaGTAAGTCCAATCCTTTTGCCTTGCAAAGCCTGTATATATGTGAGTCCAATTTATTGTCTATGACTATGACCTCACAATGCGCTAACACCGAGCTTGTGCAAAGTGCAAAGCGAACAATTCATGTCATAAGACCAATAACTAGAATTTGTGTGCAACTACAAAAGGGTGCATGTTAAATAAAGAtgtggcccgcggtttcaccaaggtatttgtatctggccctccggTATTAAAGAATacacacccctgctttacatAATGTAAGAACTAAATTTGCTCAATTTGCAATGTCAAATTTTTAACagaattttttatcatatatatggCTCCATCCACAATGAAAATTTCTATCTCCATACAATTTAGTAAGTATAGTTGCATTTTAGACGCAGAAAGACAAAGGATTTAATAATGACTATAGAAGATCCCTTCTGGGCAATACTGTAAAAAACAGCTTTTGaatgaacaaatttttattacAGGTTCCTATATTTTCTATCGTGACTTGCGGACTAGTATGTGTACTATTTGCTTTTGCATTTGAAGTTGATGCACTTGTAGAATTCGTCTCAATTGGACAACTAATTGCGTGCACTTTCGTCGCAATTTGCGTCATAAAACTTAGATATCAACCAAATTCCATTACGAGGTAACatgtttctgataatgatgaaTCGGTTAAAAATGAATGTATTTGTTTAATTGTAAGGCTTTTATGATTCTACATGACTGGAGTAAACATATTATTTAGCAAATAGCATGttcaatatattattaataatgggTAAAAGTACACTATCGCAAATCAGTATAAGTGCAGACGCtgtttacaatattttatttttgttgttgttcttcagATTCATGGATACATATACCATTAATGAAAACCAATCTGATGCATCGGAAAAATTTCCGCTGATGTCGCATGTGGTAAAAACTTCTGAGAAAGATGAGACAAAGACCCAAAGTGCTTCGAGTTTATCTTCTAAGTCCGAAGTAACCCTCTTCGAGGAGACTGGGCCAAATGTTGATCAAGGAGTCGGTAGTGTGAAAGCCGAAATTTTATCTAGCAAATTTGGTTTTCTTTTTCAACCTCTAGTGAAATTTGAAGCCGGAGAAGTTCCAAATTATCTTCTAATATTGGCAACTTTTGCTATTACCGTTACATCTGCACTCGGCATATTCACTCAAGATTACATCTCTTCGTGGTGGAACATTGCtctgattttcatattttcatccATCGCGACAGTATCAATTCTGCTATTGCTCGTATTCAAGCAAGACGAAAGCATCAAAACTTTCAAggtattttatttctattggaAAAAATTCTTTCGACTACAGAATGACGACATCACAATATGtgctcaaattaaaaaaaaaatttatgcgaTGTCAATACAATATCTCACAAATATGATTCAGTCATTTATTATCATcagtttatattattttaatttacacaGGTTCCTGGAGTTCCGTTTGTCCCATTTCTCAGTGCAATCATaaatattattcttattttaaaacttcAGCCAATGACTTGGTTAAGACTTGGAATTTGGTGCATATTGGGTAAGTTTCAGTGGAGTGGGTAACTAAGGAATATCAAACACGTTAAATATCTTTAGTAACCGATAtttatgtaattattatcttcCAAACAATAGCTTGTAACTTCTAGCATCGAGGTTTCTACTGTAAGCTGAAAGCTCTCGATTCGCGATTTTGTTGTAATCTTACAGTATACTGCAAAGAATACCATAGCTTAGGTTTTGTCATATGCCTAGGGCGGTAATTGCAAGTTTATTTCAAGGTAACGATTGAACTTCATTTTGTATATGACTAATCTACGGTTGCTGTGAGGCAAACAAACAAGCCATTTCCAAGTCATAACTTGAATAAAGAAGCCTCTTTGCATTTAAGTCATTTAATGGGAATTCaattaatatgtaatttttcaagtCTACTTTCAGTTGCTTTACTCAATACTTTCACTTCTATTTTAGGTTTGGCAATATATTTTGGTTACGGATATAATCACAGTGCAGAAGGAAAGCGAAGATGATAATATGCGTTTTGCATGGATGaatcattttgtttaaaattcatCAGAGAAACATTTGAATtacttttgtatttttataCCTATATTATTTATGTTGTGATACCAGATAAATTAGACTATATATACTatatggcaaaatgcggtcgaagcgtggtggtagattggggatggcaaaatgcggtcgaattgtggtggcagattagggatggcgacgTTTGAGAAAGTGAAGGGCATGGTGTCAGTGTTACCGTACCGTACATCGGTACTGTCGGTACCGTACGAACATTTTAGGGTTCTTAAGTTTAGCATGTAGCCTGAATGTAACTGCATATGCCAGGATACGGTAATAAGTACCACCTACCGGTACGTACCGTAGTGAGTACCGGTATGTGGCCCATTACAGCATTAATCTGCTAATGCTAATCCAGTCCCTGACGGCATGGGCTGCGTAGAGAATGGCAGTAGACAGAAAATAAGAGATTTAACATTCTTCTGGTCCAAATTAGGCTACTCTGGCAGTTGTTTTGGTGGTACTTACTTCGACCacattttgccatccccaatttggcttttcgtccctatttcgccatccctaatctgccacctttcgaccgtatttcgccatccccaatatgactttcATGCTACCAACCCTCCTCCTAATTACCACCAAAGACACGCGAGAAAAATCACACTTGTACACCTATTAATATGTGTTTATTTCGCATATTAATGAATGATTGGACAGATAGTCCAAAGAATGAACGAGTTTACAAATATTCACATAATGAGTTGTACGGATTGTTtaatttctgtatatatatgGCCTGACATATGTTCGTACAGCTAATCGATAGGAACGTGGTGATAGGGGTTTCGTTTGACTTCATATGAAAAGTCGTTACTACCACTGTGCTATTTGGAGCCTAAAAAGCGCCCCTACTAATCTTCAGAGTTTTTTCAAAGACAATAAAGTTTTTGATGTTGCACTTGGTGAAAGTGAAGGAATTCCAAACTACAAGTCGCAGTAGTGTAAACCTCGCACAAATGAAATTACTTGAACATGAATCGAAATTTTACATATTGTTGGTAAACTAAGAGTTCTATGGTGAGGCTATTAGGTTGATATTGTACTAAATTCTTGTTGGTATTAAATTTGGGAAAACTGGACTATCACCGCAAAGAAcggaaaatttgatttcaaattttactacttaATGATTACAAGTGCGTTTCTCCTCGCATACATATGCAATTTACGTCACTGTCCCTGTCTACCAATCTAATAAAAGACATTCACGACAGGATCAATCCTCCACcaaatatatatcttaaaatgaaaattctcaTAACGGACGAAAGTTTATATATTGCATCATATTCATATGATTATTTTCTGTTATCGCTTGTATCTAACCTGAATTGTTATGTAATACAGTATTTTGTTCATAAAAGAATTCCTCTCGCCATTAGATAACTTTTCAGACCAATGAAAACTCTAATACCAGTAGAATCATTTCAATTATAGCTTAGATTTGTAATATCAGAAGATGAAACTCGTATACTTCATATAAATGCTAAGATATCAAAGCATGTATGTAAATTTGATGTCCGTATGGCCAAGCTTTTCttctattattttatccattaattcaGACTGTGCAACGGTAAACGTCTCTTTCCATCCTCCAACCTGCCCTAAAATACATTTTATGTTTGCTATGTGACACAGGATCTggcattttaatattattatcattacaAAACAGCCGACGTCTCGCGAGACTAGtaattcaaaaaacatttgtgTGCTGATAATTTTTCTTACGAAAAAGTTGCAAGGGAAAGTACGAAACTTCGCACGTGGTTTGAAGATTTGTCAATgatgaataaattgaaaaggGCTGTTTTGCAGTAAAGCATGTTTGAAAAAAACACAGTTACTGTGGAAGATAATAgtatatgtaaatatattaaCAAATTCTATGTGAAACTTCGGTTCTCTTTTACTTCTAATTAGTGTAAGCATGATATCTCAACTGAGATAAAGCATTATTACGAAACCTTCTCTGTAAATATCCTGTTAATTTAATTAAtgattaatttgtttttaccTTTTCTCATCATTGTCATGATATTCTGTACTTTCGCGAATTCACTTCTGCCTAATTCTGCATTTTTTTTCATGGCGCCAAACGATGTAGATTCAGCAATCGCTGCTACTCTTTTATCTGTTATATCAACTTCCAAAAATGTAGCTAATCTTTGAATTTCCCTCTTAATATCCTTGTTgagtaatatataataataatatttattaggaaataatatcaataatttaCATAACTATATGGAAAGCAATTGCTTTAATTAAACTAATAACAATTGTTTTAGAGGCTATACACTCTTTAACGTATAAAAATGTTCCcgtaaataaaatgaaacagcGAAGTTGCAGAGAAAGCGATTGCCCACAACATTAACAACAAATTAGCTAAACGATCCATCGTTATACTTTGTGTCTACTGTCTAATAAATTAATAGCGCAAATTAAAAGATGGGTCTGTGTTGAAATTTATGATATTGACGATTAAAACAACACTTATTCTTGGTAGTCGCCCTGTGCTTGTATCTGATTTAGGCGTGTGAAAAATATAAGCTGCTAACCGAGTGAGAAGTTGCCTACATATTACTaacctttttcatattttcaaatattagaaACATGACGTTACTATCACCTTTGTGCTTATTCCACCCCAGCAAAAATTCAGGATACCATTCACCCGGTTTTGTTATAAGAGGGTGCTTGCCTGAAAGAAAGACAAGTCACGAAAAGCATACAATTCAAGATCAAAACAAGAATACTATCGCATTTCATGTTTTGGCTCTCTATAGTTCAGGGTAACTCAACCAGCGGtccaaatattaaatttgagcTGCACATGCTTCTTGATTTTGAAAACAAGCCATGTAGTCCACTTCATATCTATTATTACCTGCTACCTGTATTTTATAGTCGTGTTACGATTTTAGCTACAATATTACCTTGCACGTAATCTGACAAAAATTGATTCCAATCGCTGCTTAACACGTCACGCACCGAATCAAAATGATGATTTTTCGAAAAGTGATACCAAGAAACCGCTTGATCTTTTGGATTTCTCACAAGAACAACAACCTTTAGACATAGAAAAAgaaagtaaatttgttatgacaaaaacaatatatggaTTTCTACTTCTTATATAGTATAAATTTCAGCCTCATTGTTAATGTGAGTTATACGCATGAAGCATAATAAAAAATGTGCTGTTGAACCAGAAATTGCTTCAGTGAGATACCATATTTTAAGTCAATAGGAAGGCCATTGCGTAATAATGAAGTAGCTCTACCAATCGAATATCGTGCTAGATTTTTGTGGCCGATTTTATACACGAGATCTTTGttcaaagtatatatatatataatcaactTAAGGTAGGTTATGTCAATGAATAACTAACGAAGAACATTCATTAAACTATGAAATGgagataatttgaaaaaaattatagagaTATGGCAAGGCAACAAAACTTGTGATGCGGCTAATCTTAGTCGCCACATCAGTGATAACTCCTGATTTCGGTCTGAGAGGTGCGTTGTTTGTCTTGTATTCAAAATTGTAGATTTAATACCTTtccgtttttcttttttaacttGTCGATGTTTATCAA encodes:
- the LOC120346378 gene encoding cytosolic sulfotransferase 3-like, producing MNQLFASIPNNKKIIVQELTALVEQIVQRTFDFGALTCSEWKGYKFIPLFEADTAKRAYDNYEFEENTVLLASFPKTGTNWTAEIIRQIFYGQDEKLDAISKSIPPALSMLEIWKAEKLDLMEHLPLPRKLFATHLPAELINIDKLKKKNGKVVVLVRNPKDQAVSWYHFSKNHHFDSVRDVLSSDWNQFLSDYVQGKHPLITKPGEWYPEFLLGWNKHKGDSNVMFLIFENMKKDIKREIQRLATFLEVDITDKRVAAIAESTSFGAMKKNAELGRSEFAKVQNIMTMMRKGQVGGWKETFTVAQSELMDKIIEEKLGHTDIKFTYML
- the LOC120346376 gene encoding cationic amino acid transporter 4-like isoform X2 → MVGSGLYVMTGTIAHNVAGPSVIISYIIAAVASGLSAICYAEFGARIPITGSAYQFTYISIGEFWAFIIGWNVLIEHIVVGSAVAKAWSGYLDAAFGNVVQNYLLQNAPMADGGMFARYPDLIAIAVLIIITVILATGAKISSLVTTGFAGLNLLIVVIIIGTGFYLGDTNNWTDVDGGFFPYGFSGTMSGAASLIFAYAGYEAIGTATEEALNPNRDIPLSLLIGLSVVATAYVGASASLTYMIPYNMIYDLAPFPNAYIQYGWNWARYIVSIGALAAMTTAMLTSLFTVPRYFLAMSRDGLLMEIFARVNEKTKVPIFSIVTCGLVCVLFAFAFEVDALVEFVSIGQLIACTFVAICVIKLRYQPNSITRFMDTYTINENQSDASEKFPLMSHVVKTSEKDETKTQSASSLSSKSEVTLFEETGPNVDQGVGSVKAEILSSKFGFLFQPLVKFEAGEVPNYLLILATFAITVTSALGIFTQDYISSWWNIALIFIFSSIATVSILLLLVFKQDESIKTFKVPGVPFVPFLSAIINIILILKLQPMTWLRLGIWCILGLAIYFGYGYNHSAEGKRR
- the LOC120346376 gene encoding cationic amino acid transporter 4-like isoform X1, with product MGTSLCFAFWKAINRKKTLTEDLLQTDLKKCLNLVDLTFLAIGSMVGSGLYVMTGTIAHNVAGPSVIISYIIAAVASGLSAICYAEFGARIPITGSAYQFTYISIGEFWAFIIGWNVLIEHIVVGSAVAKAWSGYLDAAFGNVVQNYLLQNAPMADGGMFARYPDLIAIAVLIIITVILATGAKISSLVTTGFAGLNLLIVVIIIGTGFYLGDTNNWTDVDGGFFPYGFSGTMSGAASLIFAYAGYEAIGTATEEALNPNRDIPLSLLIGLSVVATAYVGASASLTYMIPYNMIYDLAPFPNAYIQYGWNWARYIVSIGALAAMTTAMLTSLFTVPRYFLAMSRDGLLMEIFARVNEKTKVPIFSIVTCGLVCVLFAFAFEVDALVEFVSIGQLIACTFVAICVIKLRYQPNSITRFMDTYTINENQSDASEKFPLMSHVVKTSEKDETKTQSASSLSSKSEVTLFEETGPNVDQGVGSVKAEILSSKFGFLFQPLVKFEAGEVPNYLLILATFAITVTSALGIFTQDYISSWWNIALIFIFSSIATVSILLLLVFKQDESIKTFKVPGVPFVPFLSAIINIILILKLQPMTWLRLGIWCILGLAIYFGYGYNHSAEGKRR